The following are encoded together in the bacterium genome:
- a CDS encoding uracil-DNA glycosylase — MDKNKRMDRLKIDALTLKKEFCDLSTNLVWGEGSLDSALMIVGEAPGIDEDRIGRPFVGKVGCFLDRELDMAGIERRCVYITNTAKCWSFRMKGTRRINRTPSAREIEVWSGVLLREVEIVGPALILCLGSVSAGVLIHRPFAMTENEGIWFGGPFGSRVMATFHPGYVARFGGMNDGEVIKKFRRDLLIVAAELMKHNI, encoded by the coding sequence ATGGACAAGAACAAGCGAATGGATCGCCTGAAAATTGATGCGCTGACACTGAAAAAAGAATTTTGTGACCTCTCGACAAACCTTGTGTGGGGGGAGGGGAGTCTTGATTCAGCTCTGATGATTGTGGGTGAAGCTCCAGGCATCGATGAGGACCGCATAGGCAGGCCATTTGTCGGCAAAGTAGGTTGTTTTCTTGATCGTGAACTCGATATGGCGGGTATCGAACGCCGCTGTGTATATATTACAAACACTGCCAAATGCTGGTCATTCAGAATGAAGGGAACCAGACGCATAAACCGTACACCTTCTGCAAGGGAAATCGAGGTATGGTCGGGTGTGCTTTTGCGCGAGGTGGAGATTGTGGGTCCGGCGTTGATATTGTGCTTGGGGAGTGTGTCGGCGGGAGTGCTGATCCACAGGCCATTCGCGATGACGGAGAATGAAGGCATCTGGTTCGGTGGACCTTTCGGATCACGTGTGATGGCCACATTTCATCCAGGTTACGTTGCACGGTTTGGTGGGATGAACGATGGGGAGGTAATAAAAAAATTCCGCCGCGACTTACTGATTGTCGCTGCGGAATTGATGAAACATAATATATGA
- the hisA gene encoding 1-(5-phosphoribosyl)-5-[(5-phosphoribosylamino)methylideneamino]imidazole-4-carboxamide isomerase: MELIPAIDMMDGKCVRLMQGRFDDVTIFADDPAQIARRWEDEGAQRLHLVDLNGSRMGAPQETESIKRIVAAVKIPVELGGGIRSLQTAKQMLDIGVGRVIIGTSAALDSHLAETIFKELGERAVLGVDARDGYVAIKGWEETTREKAVDFTLRMQSLGAKRVIYTDISRDGMLAGTNIAAMKHMAQSIDIPVIASGGISTIEDIKQLKSLENIGIEGAILGKALYTGDLSLAEALAI; this comes from the coding sequence TTGGAACTGATTCCTGCAATAGATATGATGGACGGAAAGTGTGTCCGGCTGATGCAGGGTCGGTTCGATGATGTGACTATTTTCGCTGATGATCCGGCACAGATTGCGCGCCGGTGGGAAGATGAAGGCGCACAGCGTCTGCATCTTGTCGACCTCAACGGTTCACGCATGGGCGCACCGCAGGAGACCGAGTCTATCAAACGGATCGTTGCAGCCGTAAAGATTCCTGTCGAACTCGGCGGCGGCATCCGAAGCCTGCAAACGGCAAAGCAGATGCTGGATATAGGTGTTGGTCGAGTGATTATCGGCACATCAGCCGCTCTGGACAGCCATCTTGCCGAGACTATCTTCAAAGAACTCGGCGAGAGAGCGGTGTTGGGTGTGGATGCACGCGATGGATACGTGGCGATCAAGGGCTGGGAAGAGACCACGCGCGAAAAGGCAGTCGATTTCACGCTCAGAATGCAGTCTCTCGGCGCAAAGCGTGTGATATATACCGATATTTCGCGGGACGGCATGCTTGCAGGAACAAACATTGCTGCGATGAAGCATATGGCCCAATCTATCGATATTCCGGTCATTGCATCGGGCGGTATCAGCACAATCGAAGATATCAAACAGCTTAAATCGCTGGAAAATATTGGAATAGAGGGAGCAATTCTCGGCAAGGCGCTCTATACAGGTGATCTTTCGCTTGCCGAGGCTCTGGCAATATAA
- a CDS encoding 1-(5-phosphoribosyl)-5-((5-phosphoribosylamino)methylideneamino)imidazole-4-carboxamide isomerase (catalyzes the formation of 5-(5-phospho-1-deoxyribulos-1-ylamino)methylideneamino-l-(5-hosphoribosyl)imidazole-4-carboxamide from 1-(5-phosphoribosyl)-5-[(5-phosphoribosylamino)methylideneamino] imidazole-4-carboxamide), which produces MEVIPGIDLLDDKCVCPVHMSFGQNTPHSHDPGHVAKTWADQGARRLYLADLEGARMGEPQNLKAVKMIIETAKIPVDLGGGIRSVDTAKRVLDLGVGRIVVGTSAALEDQFAKELFSTLGDRTILSLASLNGYVAVRDWQARTDERADDFAKRMCDLGARRIVFTDVSRKGMHGGVNIIAVKRMAEKLNVPIIASGGVSSLIDIQELKALEPIGVEGVVLVTAIYSGTINLADAIAAGI; this is translated from the coding sequence ATGGAAGTAATCCCGGGTATAGACCTGCTCGATGACAAATGCGTGTGTCCTGTGCACATGTCTTTTGGACAGAACACACCGCATTCTCACGACCCCGGGCATGTCGCCAAGACCTGGGCAGACCAGGGAGCACGTCGGTTGTATTTAGCCGATCTCGAAGGCGCCCGCATGGGCGAGCCTCAAAACCTCAAAGCGGTGAAAATGATAATCGAAACCGCAAAGATCCCAGTCGACCTCGGCGGTGGAATACGAAGTGTAGATACTGCAAAACGGGTCCTCGACCTGGGTGTGGGTAGGATCGTAGTAGGGACAAGCGCTGCATTGGAGGATCAGTTCGCAAAGGAGCTTTTCAGCACGCTTGGTGACAGGACAATATTGAGCCTGGCGAGCCTCAACGGCTACGTGGCTGTCCGTGACTGGCAGGCAAGGACCGATGAACGCGCGGATGATTTTGCAAAGCGCATGTGTGATCTTGGAGCGCGCCGCATTGTCTTCACAGATGTATCCCGAAAAGGCATGCATGGCGGCGTAAATATAATCGCAGTCAAACGCATGGCTGAGAAACTCAATGTGCCGATTATCGCATCCGGCGGAGTCAGCAGCCTTATAGATATCCAAGAATTAAAAGCCCTCGAACCAATAGGTGTCGAGGGTGTTGTTTTAGTTACTGCAATTTATTCTGGTACAATAAATCTTGCCGATGCCATAGCCGCCGGTATTTAG
- a CDS encoding S1 RNA-binding domain-containing protein, producing MAIEIGSTQKGLVLKVAEYGAIVRLPEGSTGLVHISEIANTYVRDIRDYISEGDDIKVKVLRIGPKGRFELSIKQCDPNVVSPQSKPTIPVAAGVGASFEDRLSKFLKDSEERMHDIKRRNESKRGRK from the coding sequence ATGGCAATAGAAATTGGAAGCACGCAAAAAGGCCTCGTGCTCAAGGTTGCCGAATACGGCGCTATAGTGCGATTGCCTGAAGGCAGCACTGGACTCGTCCACATATCAGAAATAGCCAATACTTACGTGCGCGATATACGTGACTACATAAGTGAAGGCGACGATATCAAGGTCAAGGTATTGCGTATCGGCCCCAAAGGGCGTTTCGAGTTGTCCATCAAACAATGCGACCCGAACGTTGTAAGTCCACAGAGTAAACCCACAATACCGGTTGCAGCAGGTGTCGGAGCATCATTTGAAGACAGGCTCTCTAAATTCTTGAAAGACAGCGAGGAGCGCATGCATGACATCAAACGCCGCAATGAGTCGAAACGCGGGCGCAAGTAA